Genomic DNA from Leptospira broomii serovar Hurstbridge str. 5399:
TTCGCTCTTGCTAAAATTTCAAATTCGGATCAACAGATACAAATATAAATTCGTAAAAGGATCCGAATATCGGAAATATACTCGTTTCTAACGGAAGCCGCCTCGAGCGCTCTCTTTAAACTTCCATTATTCTTGCCATATAAACGAACTAGTTTGGGCCGTGAATATTCCAAAAAAGGATTGTCCGGTAAATAATAAACGCTCGTAAAATCTAAAGAATTACAATTGTTCAAAATAGAACGATCAAAAAGCGTTTATACGTATAGAAATTTTCTTTCCCTACTATTAACGAAATTCTATCTTAACTGAATGAAGCGAACATAGAAACGGAATTATTTGTGCAGAAAAACTAGAATAAGATTCGGAATCTCACAGACTTTGAATGTCGAATGCCGTTATGGAAATCTCCTTCATAGACATATCAAAACGATCGAGTCTTGGAAGAAATAACTGCGAAGGAATTGGGAAAAATGCAAATGAATCAGAAATTTTACGGGAAAAAACTTATGCAATTTATTTTTAAACGAAAGATCTTAAAAGTTACTCTGACGTATCTAATGATATCGGTTTCTTTGACTGGAGTTCTCCAGGCGAGTGATGAAAGTAAATCTAATTTAGAAAATTCCTACCATATTGAAGACGGAAAATTCACAGGCGTGGGTAATATTTCCATCCACTACCGAAGCTATAGATCGAAGAATGCCTCCAAACCTAGAGTTTTAGTCGTTCAACACGGAATCGGAGAACACGGCGGGAGATACGAAAATCTATTAGAGGCCCTGGCCGGAAAAGGATATAACGTTTATTTAATTGATTCTCGCGGTCATGGAAAATCGGAAGGGGATCGCGGTGTCATAACGGATTTTAACCAATTTCTAACCGACCTGAATCAGCTGATCGGAATCGCAAAACAAAAAGAAGGAGTTTCCAGAGTAACGTTGATGGGTCATTCGATGGGGGCACTGATCGCTCTCTTCTATGCGGGAGATCCTAGCTACCAGGCAAATTTAGATCGATTGGTCTTAAGCAGTCTGCCCATCGAGGTAAAAACGAATTTTATCGCAAAAGTAAAAAAAGCGATGCTCGGATTAATTGCGGGCACCTCACCCGGCTTTACGATCTCTACCGGTCTCGATGCTGCGACGCTGTCTAGGGACGAAAAGGCAGTGGCTGCTTATAAAAACGATCCGCTAGTCCATGATAAGGCGGGCGCATATCTAGGTGATTTTATACTTAACTCGAAGGAAAAAGCTTTGGAAAAAGCTTCCAAAATTAATCTTCCAGTTTATTTGTTTCACGGAAAAGAAGATGCGATCGCACTTTCGGTCGGAACGGAAGAAGCCTTTGCAGCGATTCCCTCGAAAGATAAAACGATGAAGATCTATGAAGGACTCTTTCACGAAACCATGAACGAACTTCCGCAGGATAGAGCTCAAGTCTTGAAAGACTTAGTCGCTTGGTTAGCGTCTCACTAAAAACACATAGGGCAATTATAGAGAGCAGCCTCTATGATTACCCTAATATTTCATTCATTCCGATTAAGATTGTTTGGAATTAGAACCGAGTAATAAGATTGATTAAAAGACTAAGCAGGAGCAGCGCGACTTCTCGGTCCGTCAAGTTACTCTTTTATGCACCAATAACCTGCAATGATAGTATCAGGTTTACCGTAGCATAAATTCTCTTTGTCAACTGTAGTTATCGTACAATTTTTCGAATATGCCGCTCTAACCATCTCGGTAGGTAGCTCGTCTTCCTGATTCAGAAATCCGTTCAGCGATTCGTAATATTTTATTTCTATCACCTTCGGCCTGGACGGCTTTATGCAAGGTTTTCCTTCCGCATCACGCCCCCGGTTACAAAGAATAATTTCCTCGGATCCGGATACCAATGTTATGAAAATGCTATCATCCGAAACTTTATAAAATCCGATTTGCTTTACCCTAACACTCTCTTCCCCCTCGTTCGCGAAATCGGCGTAGTAAGTCGCCTTATTTTCGGATAACAATAATCTTTCGGACGAAATACTAAGGCAGGTTGAATTTTGCCTAGTTAATTCTAATGACTTGATGTAAGCAGACTTTTTAATCTTAAGCGACCGTATTCCGTTGATGTATCCTTTTCCGCTCGGAAAATAATACCAATGCTTCTCATTCTGCTTGGAGGATTGCCAAGCTTTAGCTTTAACGACCTCCACCGAGGTTAAAGGTGGAATTATGTTTCGGACTTTAGAGTCATTCGAAGGTTTAGTTCTAAGTTTGGTCGGCGAGTTTCCGGAATGGTATTTTTCTTTCTCGGAATAAGCATTAATACCGAAGATTAATAGGCAAAATATTATGAGTTTATTCATGATGGATGTCTCGTAAAATTTGATCATTCCCATTGTGACTACAAATTAATAATCGAAGTGCAGCCTGCGCTAACCGTTAAATTCTTTTTCAGGATTCCAAATGAATTCTTCGGTTGGCCATTCGATCGGAAACGTATAGCCAGGCCCCTTAACGATTTTACGGATCTCCCAAATTTTCTTGCCCAAGGAATCGAAATATAGACGATGCTCTAAACGAGAGCCGTTTACAGAGCCGCCGGTAATAAAGACGAAACGCAACGCTTTTAGATCATCGTAATAGTACTCTATTTTTATTGCGGAATCGTCCGAGCCCATTTCTTCCACATACTTGCAAATAATATGCTTTTTATTGAAGAAAGCGATTTTCAAAGTCGGTTTATAAGGCTTTGAATACTCGAACTCCTTTTTACTACTAGCTAGCTCTTTGTTTTTAATCTCTTTCTCTATCCTGTCGTAGATGGAACGGATTTCCTTGATATCCGGATGAGTTGTCCAGTTTTTACCGTTTATTTCTTTTCCCGAAATTCCGTTTGAGAATAAAAAAAGGAGCAGCAATAAGATAAAATTAAAATTTCGAATTCCCA
This window encodes:
- a CDS encoding alpha/beta hydrolase → MISVSLTGVLQASDESKSNLENSYHIEDGKFTGVGNISIHYRSYRSKNASKPRVLVVQHGIGEHGGRYENLLEALAGKGYNVYLIDSRGHGKSEGDRGVITDFNQFLTDLNQLIGIAKQKEGVSRVTLMGHSMGALIALFYAGDPSYQANLDRLVLSSLPIEVKTNFIAKVKKAMLGLIAGTSPGFTISTGLDAATLSRDEKAVAAYKNDPLVHDKAGAYLGDFILNSKEKALEKASKINLPVYLFHGKEDAIALSVGTEEAFAAIPSKDKTMKIYEGLFHETMNELPQDRAQVLKDLVAWLASH